The following coding sequences lie in one Streptomyces sp. NBC_00510 genomic window:
- a CDS encoding LysR family transcriptional regulator: MSHTVSNGLPGIRPGHGGGSAGGGSLDLTLLRTFLAVHRAGSFTAAARLLGLSQPTVTTQIRTLEGRLDRDLFERLPRGVAATPFADELAGRVAGPLDALAAVADRGHGDADLPAEPVRLGGPAELLCERVLPALAPLVERGVRLRIGTGLTDVLLESLRAGQHDLVISTHRPRGRLLSAVPLMDEEFVLVAAPSRAARLDVASGGPGALSGVPLVSYAEDLPIARRYWRHVFGRRLTGQAAVTVPDLRGALATVAAGAGFTVLPRYLCAAALAEGTLVPLLDPDDPPINTAYLVQRPGADHHPHLGLVRDLLLREARSW; this comes from the coding sequence ATGAGCCATACGGTTTCCAATGGGTTGCCGGGAATACGCCCGGGGCACGGGGGCGGGAGCGCGGGAGGCGGATCGCTGGACCTGACGCTGCTGCGCACCTTCCTGGCGGTGCACCGGGCCGGTTCCTTCACCGCGGCCGCGCGGCTCCTGGGCCTCTCCCAGCCGACGGTGACGACCCAGATCCGTACGCTCGAAGGCCGGCTGGACCGCGATCTCTTCGAACGGCTGCCCCGCGGCGTCGCCGCCACGCCCTTCGCCGACGAGCTCGCCGGTCGGGTGGCCGGGCCGCTCGACGCGCTCGCCGCCGTCGCCGACCGCGGGCACGGCGACGCGGACCTCCCCGCCGAGCCGGTCCGCCTCGGCGGCCCCGCGGAGCTGCTGTGCGAGCGCGTGCTGCCCGCGCTCGCACCGCTCGTCGAGCGCGGCGTACGGCTGCGGATCGGCACCGGGCTCACCGACGTCCTGCTGGAGTCGCTGCGGGCCGGGCAGCACGACCTGGTGATCTCCACGCACCGCCCGCGCGGGCGCCTGCTCAGCGCCGTGCCCCTGATGGACGAGGAGTTCGTGCTGGTGGCCGCCCCGTCCCGGGCCGCCCGGCTGGACGTGGCCTCTGGCGGGCCCGGCGCGCTGAGCGGCGTCCCGCTCGTCTCGTACGCCGAGGACCTGCCGATCGCGCGCCGCTACTGGCGCCATGTGTTCGGCCGCCGTCTCACCGGCCAGGCCGCCGTGACCGTCCCGGACCTGCGCGGCGCGCTCGCCACCGTCGCCGCGGGCGCGGGCTTCACCGTCCTCCCCCGCTACCTGTGCGCCGCCGCCCTGGCGGAGGGCACCCTGGTCCCGCTGCTCGACCCCGACGACCCGCCCATCAACACCGCCTACCTCGTCCAGCGCCCGGGCGCCGACCACCACCCGCACCTCGGCCTCGTCCGCGACCTGCTGCTGCGCGAGGCCCGCTCCTGGTGA